The DNA region GTAAGGGCGTTCAATTCTATCTCAATTATTATTTTCATTAATTCAATATTTATGAAATATTCATCAACAATCAAATAAACGATATAAATAATCTAATAAAAAATCTTGTCATACTGCTTGTGATTCAATATCTTCTGCTTGCATAATTAATGTTTGATTTTGATTAGTATAAGTTCCTTGTTCATCTGCTTGTCAACTTAAACCAATTCCACGAAATACAATTTTTAAAATATGATCAGTATCTAAATTATAATCATTTGAATTATATTGTCCTTGAGTATAATTAACAGTTGAATTACCACTTTTTTCATCATAATTAGCATTTACATTTTGAATAACAAAATCACTTTCATAATCATTTCAAGATTTTTTATTATTTTTTACAGCAGTAATTTCATCACTATTTGCTTGAATATAACCTCTAGCACGACTAAATCTTCTTGTTTTCTTTTTAATAAATAAATTATCTTGTAAATCTTCAATTAATCACATAGTAGGAAAAATATCAGGATAAGCACTTAACATTGTACTTGATGCTTGACCTTGTAAATTAGCTTTAATAAAATTAGGAATTTGAATTAATGGAAAACGACCCAATTTATTAATATATGTTTTTTTTCAATTCTTAAACTTTTATCTATTTTTCCACTAGTTACTCCTGCTTGAGTATTTTTATCATTAGGATATGAATCAATTTGAATATATTTATCATTAATAATGACATGAAAAATATAACCAGTATCATCTTGATTTGGTAATATTCAAATATCTGCTGATTGTTCTTCTTCATTAATTTTAGAAATAAAATTAGTAAATAATGCTGTTCCTAACATAACATCTAAATCATTATCTTTTGTTTCATATATAAACATAACAGCAACACCTAATAATGATTTAGTTCAAGACATTTTAATTAATTTTTCATATATTTTCTTTTTATGATATCAATTTTGTCAATGTATTAATGCTTTTTCATCTTCACTATCACAAATTATTCCTCTTCCTATTTCCATTCTTACTTTTCTTTGTGCAACAATTAAAGGCACATTTATTTTTCAATCACGATTATTAAATGATAATCAATTATTTATATTATTATTCATTTTTATTTACTCCTAATCTAGCAAAATGACAAATTAATATCTTACTGTCTTTTTCTACTTTATCTACTTTTAAAACTTTATAATCATTTTTATATTTATAAACAAAAATATTATTTTTAGGAACATTCTTTTTATATTTCCCAATAATTTTATCCATATCAATTATATATATATATATATATATATATATATATATATATATATATATATATATTAAACATACTCCCTTATTAATCTATTAGTTGATGATTGAACAATATCTCTAATATATTCACTTAATGCATAATAATCAGCATCAAATTCATCATCATATAAATCTACTATTTCTTCTTTTCCACCATTTGGTTTTTCTTTTCATTGAATCATTGGATATTCTGTATTACTTTCTTCTAATATTAAATCATGGGTCATTTTATCAGTAGTCATTAATGCAAGAAATGAATTAACTCTATTAGTAACATTTCATATACTTTTATCAACTTCTTCAAATCTTAATAATGTACCATATTTATATTTTCTTTTTTCCTTATTAAGAACATCAATAAATGCTTTTCCACCACCACCATAATCAACATTAATAGTTAAACCATTTTCAATAAAAATAGTACTATTCTTTAAACTAGATAAATAAAATTGAATTATATCATGTGCTTGTTCAAATACATTTCTATGTTCCATAGTTGCATTAGAGTGAGTATATTTACCTATTTTATGTACTTTTTTAAAGTTGAATTATATACTCATAAACTAGCACTTGTTTTATGTGCATTTGGACTATCTGCTTGAGCATAATCAAAACCAGCAATAATTTTATCAAAAGTTCAAGTTAATTTAGTAAATTTAAGATATTCGGCAAATACAGCACCTTGTACTTGTCCAGGTAATCCTCAACTTCATACTCTTGCTCTTGATGGTCATCTTCTTTCCATTTCTAATTGATCTCTTACAATATCATTACTTAAATAAGTATTAAGTCTTCAACTAGAATAATGAATAATTATAGTTTTAGTAAACTTTTTATCTTTTTCATAATAATTAATTTTAAATTTACCTATTTGATCATATTTTAATCGCATTAATTGTTCATTAAATGGCATTATTTCATTACAATATTTAATAATATATCTTCCTAATGATTCAGGATTAGATGAATTAATAATAAATTTTCTTTTAGCACCACTAATGTAAAAGAATTCTCTGATAAATTAACTTTATAATTAATATTCATAACATTAAGAGTATTTTGAATATTTTTAAATACTCCATTTCTAATATCTTTATTCATTTTCATAACAGCAATAATAAATATTGGTTTATTAACTAATAATGATATTGCACAAGACTTACCAATTGGATTATCTTTAATTGCAAATGTTTTAGCACTATAACGACTTCCTATTTCATTATATTCATCAGCAGGATTATATATTTCTTTTCAAGGTGCATTAGGAATATTTTGTTGATAAAACCATCTTGGTATTTCATCTAAATGTAAAAAGTGTTTAAGCATCTTTAATTACCTCATTTATTTTAGGTAATTCTTCTTTATCAAATTGAATAACAATATTAGAGTTAGAAAAATTTATATCTTTAACATATTTCTCAACATATAACTTTTTACCCCCGCCATATTTGTCATTTAATAAAGCCAATTCCAATTCTATTTCTAATTTATTTATCATATCTTCAATAAAATCAGCAGTTTTTGCATCAATTTCATCTTTTCAATTATTAAATGGTAGTTTTAAATAGTATAAATATGCTCTTTTATTACTTAATTTGTCTCCTTTTTTCCTCAAAAAGTCCTTAGTTTTCCCTGAAATAGTCTTAAAAGTTACCATTTTTTACTCCTTTTTGCATATTAAAATTGCTATTATTTAAACAATATGGTTAAATAAAAGAGTATAAAACAAACTTATCAAACTTATCAAGTATTAAACACCTATCAAAATGTATTAAAGAACTTAATATTATTTTTATTATGTTTATTTTACATCAAAATAAAAAGAAAGTAAACTTAATTACTTTCTTTTTATTGATATAAACAGTTTTAAGAGACAAAACTTACTACTTGTTTACATTATAATTTTATAACTTTAAAAATAATTGTCAATATTTTTTTAAAAAATAGTGTATAAATAACTTTAAAAAGATTGGAGACAAAATATATGAAAGATTATACACATGTAAAATATGATGAACGAGATTTATTTGAGGATTTATTATCTTCTAATGCTTGTAAAAAGAAAAATGAAACAATTAATATGTCAGAAATAGCAAGAAAAATAAATCGGAGTGTAGATACTGTTAAAAGAGAGATTAAGCGATTTAAAAAGATAGAAAATTATATAGCAGTTGAAGCACATAAAGACTATCAGAAAAAGCGAAAAAAATGTATTAAAAAACTACCTGAATTTACAGAAGAACAGATTAATTTTATTAAAATTAGATTTAATAAATATCATGATTCTCCAAGAGAATTAATTTATCGTTATTTTTTAAAATTTGGTGTTAAATTTCCTACCTGTGTTAAAACTTTTTATAAATGAGTTCGTTTAGGTGAATTTGGATTAAAAAAAGAAAATTTACGATATAGGGGTAAAAAATATAAAACAAAAGGAAAAAAAGAAAATCGTGGTCAATTAACTAATTTTAAGTCAATTTGAAATATTGAAAATAAACTTTCTAATGTTTGATGATTTGAGATGGATACTGTGGTTGGAAAAGACCATCAATCTAGTTGTTTAGTTTTAGTAGAACAATCAAGTAGAAAATATTTTGCAATAAAATTAGAAAATCATACTTCTAATGAAGTTTTTGAAAAGTTTAAAGAATTAGTTAAAGTAAATAATTTAATTGGGAAAATTAAAGGCGTAATAACTGACAGAGGAAAAGAATTTTATAAATGAAGAGAATTAGAAATATTCGCTGAAACACAAGTATATTTTTGTGATGCTGGTAAACCTCGTCAAAAACCTTTAATTGAATATATGAATAGTGAATTAAGACATTGATTTCATAAGGGAACTGATTTTAATAAAGTTAGTCAGAAACGATTAAATTGAGTAGTTAATGATGTAATTAATGAAAAAATACGGCCCTGTTTAAATTGAATAACTGCAAAAGAAATGTTTTTGCAGAATATATAAACAACAAATATTTAAAAATGTACATTAATTCATAAAATATGTCATTAAAATAATAAAATATGTATTTATTAATTAAATTTAATAAATTCTTTTTAGTGTGCTTAAATATGATTAAATTAAGTTATATTTATAAAATATTTTAATTTTTTAAAAAATAGTTGCATTTATTTTAAATGATGTTATCATCAAATTAACAAGAGACAAAATTTGCTGCTTGAATATACTTGATGCAAATTATAAACTGCTAATGGCTATTCAATAAAATTTTGATTAAACAAAAAAATTTTAAAAACCTCCTTTACAATTGAAATTTATCAAAAATAAAAGATATTTCCTTGTTATTAATAAGCTCGCGCAAAATAAACTAAATTAGTTGCTGGTTGTCCGCAATGAAAACAAGTTGTTTTTTTTGTTGAAACATCAAATGGAATACAACGTGAAGTTGTTTGTGTTTCAGCTTTAATTGTATCTTCGCACTCAATGCGACCACAAAACGGCACTAAAAATAAACCATTCATTTTTGCTAAAGTTTTTTTATACTCTGAATAATTATCGATTTTTTTTGTCCGTTGATGACGATTATCCAAAGCTCTTTGGTATAAATTTGTTGCAATTTGATCTAATAAATCAGAAACTACTTTTTCAATTTCTGTTCAGGAAACAGTAATTTTTTCAAAAGTATCACGCCGAGCAATTATAACTTGTTGTTGTACTAAATCACTAGATCCAATTTCAATTCGCAATGGAATTCCCTTAATTTCCGCATTAGATGCACGAAACCCAAAACCTTTGTCTGATTGATCAATTTCACAACGATATTTGTGCAATTTTTTTTGTAGTTGCTCAACTGCAAATAATTGATCATCATTATCATTATTAATTGGTAAAATCATAATTTGAATTGGTGCAATTTGCGGTGGTAATACTAGTCCATTATCATCACTATGTGTCATAATAAGTCCTCCTATCAAACGCGTTGAAACCCCTCACGATGTTGAGTAAGCATATTCTAAAATATTTTTTTGATTTGAAAATTTAATATCAAATGCTTTAGAAAAATTTTGACCAAAATAATGACTAGTCCCACATTGTAAAGCTTGACCATCATACATTAATGATTCAATCGTATAAGTTTCTTCTGCTCCAGCAAATTTTTCACGTTCTGTTTTTTGCCCTTTAATCACAGGTAATAATAAAGTTTTTTCTGCAAAAGTAGCATAAATATCTAAAATTTTTAAAGTAAATTGCTGTGCTTCTTGTTTTGAGCTATGAATTGTATGCCCCTCTTGTCATAAAAATTCACTTGTACGTAAAAACGGACGGGTCGTTTTTTCTCAACGTAAAACATTAACTCATTGATTATATAACAGTGGTAATTCATGATAACCTTGGATTTCTTTACTAAAAAAGGTTCCAAAAAGAACTTCTGATGTTGGTCGAATGTATAATTCTTCATCTAAGACTTTATTTCCAACTTTTGTTACTGTTACAATTTCTGGTGAAAACCCTTCAATATGTTCTTTTTCTTTATTAAAAAGAGTTTTTGAAATTAGTAAAGGAAAATAAACATTTTTTACACCATTTTTTTTAAATTCAGCATCTAAAATTTTTTGAATATTTTCTCAAATTGCATATCCATAAGGTTTAAAAATAGTTGTTCCCTTAACTGGCCCATATGCAATTAAATCAGCATTTAAAACAATATCAGTATATCATTGCGCAAA from Spiroplasma kunkelii CR2-3x includes:
- a CDS encoding IS30 family transposase, which produces MKDYTHVKYDERDLFEDLLSSNACKKKNETINMSEIARKINRSVDTVKREIKRFKKIENYIAVEAHKDYQKKRKKCIKKLPEFTEEQINFIKIRFNKYHDSPRELIYRYFLKFGVKFPTCVKTFYKWVRLGEFGLKKENLRYRGKKYKTKGKKENRGQLTNFKSIWNIENKLSNVWWFEMDTVVGKDHQSSCLVLVEQSSRKYFAIKLENHTSNEVFEKFKELVKVNNLIGKIKGVITDRGKEFYKWRELEIFAETQVYFCDAGKPRQKPLIEYMNSELRHWFHKGTDFNKVSQKRLNWVVNDVINEKIRPCLNWITAKEMFLQNI
- the proS gene encoding proline--tRNA ligase, whose amino-acid sequence is MKRNLKKITLREIDFAQWYTDIVLNADLIAYGPVKGTTIFKPYGYAIWENIQKILDAEFKKNGVKNVYFPLLISKTLFNKEKEHIEGFSPEIVTVTKVGNKVLDEELYIRPTSEVLFGTFFSKEIQGYHELPLLYNQWVNVLRWEKTTRPFLRTSEFLWQEGHTIHSSKQEAQQFTLKILDIYATFAEKTLLLPVIKGQKTEREKFAGAEETYTIESLMYDGQALQCGTSHYFGQNFSKAFDIKFSNQKNILEYAYSTSWGVSTRLIGGLIMTHSDDNGLVLPPQIAPIQIMILPINNDNDDQLFAVEQLQKKLHKYRCEIDQSDKGFGFRASNAEIKGIPLRIEIGSSDLVQQQVIIARRDTFEKITVSWTEIEKVVSDLLDQIATNLYQRALDNRHQRTKKIDNYSEYKKTLAKMNGLFLVPFCGRIECEDTIKAETQTTSRCIPFDVSTKKTTCFHCGQPATNLVYFARAY